ACGGTCGATGAGCAAGCTATGAAACCAGTTGGTGGTATCCCGCCCAACGACCCGGGCTGAAACAAAGCTGAAGGGCTTGCTCTCCCGGAGGTTCAGCAGGGTCTGGAGGCGTTGATTTTCTCGGCCTGCCTCCTCCAACACCCTGAGGCGGACCTGGTAGGCTTCAATTTCCTCCCTGAGGCGCAGATTCTCTTGCCGGACCGACCGGAGGTCCACATAATTGCCCCAGATATCCGAGACGCCATCTCTGAGGTATGTGGTGGCCTTGAGGAATGGGCTGACCGACTCCAGCAGGACGCGTTTGAGGAAGGGGGTGAGGTGCTCTTCTCGCCGCACCGCCATGGTCATCAGGAAAAAGGAGAGGAGGATGGCACTCCCGAGGACAACCGTCCGGCGATACCTCGCGAGCAGGCGAAGCACCATCGCACCCCCCAACCCTTTCGTCGGCAGCAGGCGTCCCCCCTGGGACGCCCTAATTCTCCAGACAGACCGACTTCAAGAGGTCCAGCTCGTCCAAGACCTTGCCAGCCCCCAGAGCCACACACGAGAGGGGGTCCTCGGCCATGGTTACCTTGAGGTGCGTCTCAAGGCCGATGAGGGTATCGAGGCCTTGGAGGAGGGCTCCGCCGCCGGTCATGACGATCCCGCGCTCGGCGATGTCCGCCGCCAATTCCGGGGGGGTCCGTTCCAGGGCGGTCTTCACCGCATCGACGATGGCGTAAATCGGATCATGCAACGCTTCCCGGATGTCACTGTCGGTAATCGTAATGGTCTTGGGAATCCCGTCCATCAGATCCCGCCCCTTGATGTCCATCCTACGCGGTTCATCGAAGGGATACGCCGACCCGGCCTGGATCTTGATGTTCTCCGAGGTCCGCTCCCCCACCAGGAGGTTAAACTTCCGCCTCAGGTACTGGATAATGGCTTCATCCATCTCGTCGCCGGCGATGCGGATGGACTGACTATAAACGATCCCGGAGAGGGAGATCACCGCGACCTCAGTGGTCCCACCACCAATGTCAACGATCATATTCCCCATAGGCTCCTGCACCGGAAGACCCGCCCCGATAGCGGCCGCCATGGGCTCCTCAATGAGATAGACCTCACGGGCCCCCGCCTGCTCTGCCGAGTCCCGAATAGCGCGCTTCTCCACTTGCGTAATCCCGGAGGGGATACCGACCACCATCCGGGGCCGGACGAGCGCTTTCCGGTTGTGGATCCTGACGACGAACGCCCGGATCATTTGTTCCGTGGTATCAAAATCGGCGATCACGCCATCCTGGAGGGGCCGGATGGCGACGATGGAAGCCGGGGTCCGGCCCACCATTTCCTTCGCCTCCTTTCCCACTTTCAGAACCTGGTTCGTCCCCTTCTTTATCGCCACCACCGAAGGCTCGGAGAGGACGATCCCCTTCCCGCGGACGTAGATGAGCGTGTTGGCGGTCCCGAGGTCGATGGCAAGGTCGCTGCAAAACATGCCGTAGAACCAATCCATCAGCATAGGTTCTGCTCCTTTCCCCTACCGCGCGAGGATTCCCTCGCGCCCCGATTGTCGATAGATGACTAACATACCTGGCCTGCGAAAACAAGGATGTTTTCAGCATTTGTGGCGCCGGCGAAGCAAAAAAGGGTTGCGGGCCGACCAAGAATTTGGGTATCCTTTTTACCGACGGATAGCCTCTGCAGAGGAGCAACCATGCTTCGCGCCATGCGCGATAATTTGAAGTCTCTGAGCATCACGCTCTGGCTGGTGATTGCCGCCTTCATCGTGTCCATCTTCGTCGTCTACGGGATGCAATCTGCCGGTCCCGGCGCCGGCAGCAAAACTGGGGCGGCCGCCACTGTGAACGGAGAACGCATCTCCTGGCAGGAGTTTCAACAGGCCTACCGCCAGCAGGTGGACACCCTCCGCCGGATCTACGGCGATCAGTGGAATGAGGAGCTAATCCGAGACCTGGGGATTCGCCGCCAGGTCTTGGATGGCCTCATTACCTCTCGGCTCCTCCTCCAAGAGGCAGAGCGGTATGGGCTCACCGTCTCCCGTGAGGAGTTGGCCGCCGCTGTCATGAATAACCCCCTGTTCGCCGAAGAGGGAAAATTCAGCCGAGACCGCTATCGCGGACTGCTGGAGGCCAATCGTCTGACGCCGGAGCGATACGAAGAAAGTGTTCGCCAGTCGGTTCTCCGCGAGAAGTTGGCCACCCTCATTCAGGCGTCCGCCAAGGTCTCGGAGGCCGAGGCATGGGAGTCCTTCCGGGCTGCCAAGGAGAAGGTCCGTGTGGCCTACGTCAGCCTCCCTCGGTCCGAGGAGAACAGGGCCCGCCTCGAAAAGCTCCAGACACGGGCGAGCCAGAAGGGGGCCTCCGTTGAAAAACTCTTGCAAAATTCAGGCCTGAAACCAAAAAAGCCAAAATCCTTCGCCTTGGGCGAGGCCGTGGAGGAGGTAGACCCCTCGGATAGTCGGGCATTCCACCTGGCCATCCTCCGTTTGAAAGAGGGAGACATCAGCCCTGTGATCGAGGGACAAAAGTCCCTCTTCCTGATTCACCTCTTGGATCGGGAGGCCGCGACTCGAGAGGCATTTGAAAACGAAAAGGCCACCTGGATGCAACAGCTCTTGGCAGAGAAGCGGCGGTGGATTTGGGCGAGCTGGATAGAGGACCTGAAGGGGCAGGCCCGGATCGACATCACAAGCGAGGTGACCTAGCCCCGTCGCTTGGAGTTGGTATGCCTTACGTGTATTACGCTCATGACGGTTCGATACAGGGTTTTTCCAAAGAGCGCTCGGACATCCCACTCGGGCTCCACTGTGCTTCCATCTCCCAAGAGGGCTTCGAGATGCTCTCGGCCATCCCGAATGGCTTTAAGATGGACGTGGAAACGCGGACCTTGAAAGCTCAAATGGTCTCCGACCGCGAAGATTGGATTCTGTGGATCCCCGTGGTCCTCAACCACCGATACTGTGACGGAGAGTTCATCCCCCTCCTCAGAGAGCCAACGCCATTCGAGGAATGGGTCCGGGGGAGGAAAAAGGGAAGCTCAAGGGAAGAAAAGGAGTGAGGTGAAATGTAATTTCACCTCACGAGAAAGACTCCCAAGACGACGAAGCAGGCGCCCAGTAGGCACGCGCCCTCACCTACCACCTCCGTCTGCGTCGGCCTTGTTCATGCGATCTCCGGGGAGGTGAACGCTTCCACGTCTGCTCGCTCCGCACCCGCCTTTACCAGACGGTCGAGGTCCAGCGTCATCTCCGCTCTTCCGATGTCATCCATCGTCGCCCGGGTGGCTGGATGGCGGGGGACAAAAAGGGTGCAGCAGTCCTGATCCGGCTGGATGGAGATCTCATAGGTCCCGATCTCCTTGGCTTGCTCCGTGATTTCCTCTTTGTCCATCCCGATCAGGGGGCGGAACAGGGGGAGTTTTACGGCCTCCTCGATCACCGTGAGGTTCTCCAGGGTCTGAGAAGCCACCTGCCCCAGGCTCTCGCCCGTGACCAGTGCCTTTGCCCCCTCCAGACTAGCCAGATGCTCGGCGATCCGGGCCATGAGCCGCCGGTAGAGGAGCACCCGGTATGGGGCAGGGGTATTCACCACCACCTCCTGCTGGACCTCACCAAAGGGGACGAGGTAGAGTCGAGAGGTGTATTGATAGCGGGTGAGGAGCTTGACAATTTCCCTGGTCTTCTCCTGGGTCCGACGATCCAGGAAGGGGGCCCCGTGAAAGTGGACAAAGCTCACCTGACACCCCCGGCGCATCATTCGATAGGCGGCTACGGGGGAATCTATTCCACCGGAAAGGAGTGCGATGACCCGCCCCGCCACCCCAACCGGAAGCCCACCTGGCCCGGGAACCTTTTCGAGATAGATGAATGCCTCCTTCGGCAGAATATCAACAAAGAGCGTGAGTTCAGGGTTTTTCAAGTCGACCCTGGCCGGGAAGCGCTCTAGAACAAAGGTTCCCAAAATTTCGTTGAGTTGTGGAGAGGTGAGGGGAAAGGTCTTGTAGGCCCGGCGCGCGGTCACCCTGAAGGTTTGAAAGGGCCGCCCGGCAAGGGCCTTGGCGGCCGTGTCTTTCAGCGCCTCGAGGTCTAAGTCACACCGAAGGGCCGAACAACAGTTGGCCACTCCAAAAACCCGCCGAACCCGCTCCGCGACCTCCTGGGCTGCGTTCTCTCCGGCAAGCTCGAGCAAAAGGCGGCCCGGGAGCTTCTGGATACGTCTTACGGGGAAATCGGCAGTGGCCCTTTTCAGGTTGCGGACAAGTTGGTTGACAAAGAAAGGCCGATTCCTCGCCTTAAGTGCGATCTCGTGGTAATGCACCAAGAGCACGGTCATGGCAAGCCTAGAAAGTACACGTGATCCGACAAGCGCTTATGAAGGCCAAGGATTCCCAGAGTCAAGTGAAGGAAGGGAGATATGATGCTTCGTCTACCACAAGTTACCGCTAATATCAAGTTTGGGTCGAGTGGCCGTGTGGGGCTGTTCGCCCGGATTCGGCATCCCTGCGGAATATTGTCCGGATCCACCCATGCATTCTTTCCGCTAAACCGACCGATTTCCCCTGCAAGGAGGGCCGTCCAGGAGAAAGGGGTCTGGAGGCGTTTCCGGGAAGGAAGACAAGAATCCAAGGGCTGAGGCAGCGAGTGGAGTGCCTGCTCAATGCTCGGGTTTCGGCGCCATAAAAACTAAAACCACCAGACGACCTGGTCCGAGATTGACCACTCCATGCTCCACTCCCGCGGGGGCTAGGATCGCGGTGGCCACCCCCAGATCCCGCTCCTCCTCCCCCACACGGAACCGCCCCTGCCCTTCCAGGACGACATACACCTTATCGGAGTCGGAATGGGAATGAGGTTTCTGGATTTGCCCCGGCTCGAAGCAGTACAGATCACAGAAGAAACGACCGGTCTCAAAAAGACCGGTCTTGACCATTTTCTCTGGGGAAAAACGCCGCTGCTCTTCCAGCTTTGCCCAGTCCATGGCCCACCTTGAGAATAGCTGTCA
The sequence above is a segment of the Candidatus Methylomirabilota bacterium genome. Coding sequences within it:
- a CDS encoding cupin domain-containing protein translates to MDWAKLEEQRRFSPEKMVKTGLFETGRFFCDLYCFEPGQIQKPHSHSDSDKVYVVLEGQGRFRVGEEERDLGVATAILAPAGVEHGVVNLGPGRLVVLVFMAPKPEH
- the thiI gene encoding tRNA 4-thiouridine(8) synthase ThiI, which gives rise to MTVLLVHYHEIALKARNRPFFVNQLVRNLKRATADFPVRRIQKLPGRLLLELAGENAAQEVAERVRRVFGVANCCSALRCDLDLEALKDTAAKALAGRPFQTFRVTARRAYKTFPLTSPQLNEILGTFVLERFPARVDLKNPELTLFVDILPKEAFIYLEKVPGPGGLPVGVAGRVIALLSGGIDSPVAAYRMMRRGCQVSFVHFHGAPFLDRRTQEKTREIVKLLTRYQYTSRLYLVPFGEVQQEVVVNTPAPYRVLLYRRLMARIAEHLASLEGAKALVTGESLGQVASQTLENLTVIEEAVKLPLFRPLIGMDKEEITEQAKEIGTYEISIQPDQDCCTLFVPRHPATRATMDDIGRAEMTLDLDRLVKAGAERADVEAFTSPEIA
- a CDS encoding rod shape-determining protein: MLMDWFYGMFCSDLAIDLGTANTLIYVRGKGIVLSEPSVVAIKKGTNQVLKVGKEAKEMVGRTPASIVAIRPLQDGVIADFDTTEQMIRAFVVRIHNRKALVRPRMVVGIPSGITQVEKRAIRDSAEQAGAREVYLIEEPMAAAIGAGLPVQEPMGNMIVDIGGGTTEVAVISLSGIVYSQSIRIAGDEMDEAIIQYLRRKFNLLVGERTSENIKIQAGSAYPFDEPRRMDIKGRDLMDGIPKTITITDSDIREALHDPIYAIVDAVKTALERTPPELAADIAERGIVMTGGGALLQGLDTLIGLETHLKVTMAEDPLSCVALGAGKVLDELDLLKSVCLEN
- a CDS encoding SurA N-terminal domain-containing protein, giving the protein MLRAMRDNLKSLSITLWLVIAAFIVSIFVVYGMQSAGPGAGSKTGAAATVNGERISWQEFQQAYRQQVDTLRRIYGDQWNEELIRDLGIRRQVLDGLITSRLLLQEAERYGLTVSREELAAAVMNNPLFAEEGKFSRDRYRGLLEANRLTPERYEESVRQSVLREKLATLIQASAKVSEAEAWESFRAAKEKVRVAYVSLPRSEENRARLEKLQTRASQKGASVEKLLQNSGLKPKKPKSFALGEAVEEVDPSDSRAFHLAILRLKEGDISPVIEGQKSLFLIHLLDREAATREAFENEKATWMQQLLAEKRRWIWASWIEDLKGQARIDITSEVT